From the Telopea speciosissima isolate NSW1024214 ecotype Mountain lineage chromosome 9, Tspe_v1, whole genome shotgun sequence genome, the window gcgcctagacacatgagcctaccattcagggggcagggtggtcatacCAAACCTCAGTCAAAAACCATGTCAGTTTTTTTGAGTGGACCCACAATGACGTGAAACACCTGATTGGATACCAAAACCATGATTAATTcagatgaaaaaaaaagggaaaaagttctctgtccgggaatgtagcctacgccagcactcctatgagtctatctctctcatccccatgtgaaaagacacctctgcttgttttaaggaggagagagataaacacataggactactggcgtaggccacactcccgtatagaaaactgcttcccccaaaaaaaaattctaaacgAAGCATCTCCCTCTACCCgttcaaaaaaattgattacCAATCAAACGGTCACAAAAGAGAGATCTAAAATGCATTAAGGGACACAAAGGACAATCTACATATTTCCATTGCCATTCAAAGCACACAAACAAGTGAAAGTCCTGACACTACGACACAAACACTCAAAGAAATCACACGCCAGTGAGGTCATTGCCATACGTGTTTTCAACTATCAGCCACATGATTCATAGATACCACGTATCGACTCCCACcctttatttcatttttattacTACACGGTACATACTAGCTTGAAGTTACCACATCACCCTCCATTCCCATAACGCTTCTTAGTTCGAAACGGAGGCATATTCAGCAAATATCGCTTCTTCAGAGTCGTCGCATACGCACCAAGGTGACTTCCTACCGGTGCCAGGGGCATTTCAGTAATTGAATTTCCAGTACTCTTCCCAGCTACCGAGTTACCAGGTTCAGACAGTGGTGGCATCAACCTCTTCCTCAGAGTCACAAAGGCAGTAACGTAATTTGTCGCCGACTTCCGGGGCGTTTCAGTAATTAAAGCAGAAGCACTATTCCCATCCGCTTCGAAACCAGATTCTGACAGTGGCTTCTGCTTTTTCATAGTATTTCTGGCCGAGTCCCGGGGCATTTCAGTAATTTGACCTCTCGTACTCTTCCTCACTACCGACAGATCAGCTTTGGACAGTGGCAaaagcttctttttcttctccagaGTAGCATAGGTACCAACGTAATTTTCAGCTGAGTCCCGTGACTTTTTGGTCCTTACGCCAGCCGGGATAACCTTCTTCTGTTCCATCGCCTTATGCTTCTCGTGGCCAACCATCGCTCTTTTCTTGAAAACCACCATAACAGTACAATTTACCGTACGGACAGCGACAACGTCGGAAAACCTCAAGAATGCCGCCACCGGAGCGGCAGCCTTCATAACCGCCGTCACCGGAAAATTCCCCGACACGCGTCGCATGACAACGCCGACACCTGCCGGTTTCAGAACTCTCTCCATCTCAAGAACTAGCCGTGCCGGAACCCTAACGCCGTCAATCATCTCCGTCgaaaacacaaaatcaaacGATCCTTCGTAAAACGGCAACGGCCTCAGCCGCTTACGGTGTCTGAACAGAGACGCGCATGATCTATAGATTCCCATAGCGTCAGAGAAACCCAATTTCTTCAAAACCATCACGGCTCTTGCTGCGTCACGGCCGATTGAGAGAGTTTCGTAGCCGTCGATCAGCCAATTTGCTGCCATCAAATCTCTGAATGCAGCGTCCAGATCTGTTGAGTTGAGTCGGACTTTAGTGGCTTCGATGGTCCACGACGGATCACAGCCGTCGATTGGGATGAACAGGTTGAGGCAAGGGATTGCCGCCATTGTAATTGCTAAGA encodes:
- the LOC122640104 gene encoding uncharacterized protein LOC122640104, with protein sequence MALELFKLQLIYYNLAFKKSGLVKLFFLAITMAAIPCLNLFIPIDGCDPSWTIEATKVRLNSTDLDAAFRDLMAANWLIDGYETLSIGRDAARAVMVLKKLGFSDAMGIYRSCASLFRHRKRLRPLPFYEGSFDFVFSTEMIDGVRVPARLVLEMERVLKPAGVGVVMRRVSGNFPVTAVMKAAAPVAAFLRFSDVVAVRTVNCTVMVVFKKRAMVGHEKHKAMEQKKVIPAGVRTKKSRDSAENYVGTYATLEKKKKLLPLSKADLSVVRKSTRGQITEMPRDSAGSHLGAYATTLKKRYLLNMPPFRTKKRYGNGG